The following DNA comes from Papaver somniferum cultivar HN1 chromosome 4, ASM357369v1, whole genome shotgun sequence.
TTCTTTCTATATGGATTCTGATTTTGACTGTGCTGTCTTGGTTTGGGGTTCATACTACTGATATGCACACACTAGCTCTCCCGCAGGCAGGCTGGTTAGGTTGGTTTTGCAAACATGTTGTTACCCCGGCTGGAAAGGTTATGGGAAAAAATATTCAACaggtgtgttgtttgaattagtGGTGCAGTAGATGTTTtctttttcagtttcattttcattGTTCATACAAGACTGTTTTGCTGATATTCTCTCTGTTTTTAGAAAAGAGGTACCATCACAATTTTATTTTTACGTAAAAATAAGTTAAATTGAAAAATGATAATATCTATTTCCTTTCTAAAAACAAAGGGAGTATTAGTCAGTAGTTACTGTCATCCATGATCCTGTTGACAATATATGGTTTTCCTAGGGGGCATCTACGACATGCTACGTCGCGTTACATCGGAGTAACAAAGGCGTAGCGGGAGAATACTTTGTAGACAACAACATTTCAAAAGCAACTTCTCAAGCAACAGATTCAGAATTAGCAAAGAAGCTTTGGGATTTCTCCATGTATTTGAAAAAGTGAATTACACAAGATTTTCACCTAACATTGACCCAGAATCCAGTTATTTGACCAAGGTTAAAATCTCTCCTTGACTCCTTTACTAGTTGACTCCACTTATCATCAGTGACATTATAATCCTTTTTATGATGACTCAAAAAAGCACTTCTGATTAAAAAAATAACTTTAAGTCAGATTTGGATTTATTTTTCCAAGAAGCTAACCCAAACACAACTTAATGTACAGCCAAAatactatttagcactcatcttAGAAAAGGGACATCATTGTGCTCAGCACTGTTGATTGTTAGGTTCAAAATCATTGTGTCTAAAATTGAAatcttgattgattgattgttatTCCCAAATTTAGAAGAGAAAAAAGATGTGGTTGTTTAGGAGAAAAGGTCCATCTGGTTTCGGATACCCAAACACAGCTGAAGATGTAACTCATGGAATTGATGGAACTGGTCTTACTGCTATTGTTACTGGTAACTAACTAAATTTATGATATGGGTTTTCTTTTTTGAGTGTTTTCTTTACTGGGTTCACTTTGATTTTGCTTaaagacatgaatttgtatctataGTAGTTGTGTTTGATGAAATTCCTGAGAGAAACAAGTATATGGGTTGTTTTAGGGAGATTGGTTTTGTGATTCATACCTGAAGGAATATAAATCTGAATGGGTATTGGTTGATATAGAATTTGATGTATTTGTACTTGTATAGGTGCTTCAAGTGGTATTGGTTCCGAGACTGCGCGTGTTCTTGCTATGCGTGGAGTTCATGTAGTCATGGGAGTTAGGAATATGGCTGCAGGTCAAGATGTTAAGGAAACAATACTAAAGGAAAACTCTTCAGCTAAAGTTGATGTTATGGAGCTAGATCTTAGCTCCATGGCGTCTGTGAGAAAATTTGCGTCCGAGTTCAAGTCCTCGGATCTTCCACTAAACTTGCTTATGTAAGTAGAACAGTCAATGTATCATCTTGATGTCAGAGGTTTATATATAAATGGGATATGAGTTTTTTCTTTGAGTATGTTGTATCATTAACCATCTGGATTGCTGAAActgattttctgttttctttgatCCAGTAACAATGCAGGAGTCATGGCGTGCCCCTTCATGCTTTCCCACGACAATATAGAGATGCAGTTCGCCACAAACCATCTAGGTTTGCAGCATGATTCTTTTTATATGCCTATGAATCTGTCTTCAAGTATTGTGTGTCCGAAACCCAAAATAGATGTGTATTTAGACAGAGACTAAAATGAGTGGTTCATTAAATGGATTGAGTGAAAGATAAATGTTCTTAGATAAGGTCTGCTTTGGAAAGAACCGAAACGAAATTTTAGATGTCCAAGAAGTTCAATTAAAcattcttcttttattttgaatTAAAGACTCTTAAATGTGCTTGAAATTATGCAAAGTTAATTGTTTACCTTTTCAACCTCTTTCAGGTCATTTTCTTTTGACACAGCTTTTGTTGGATACTATGAAAAACACTGCGCAAGAAAGTAGCGTAGAAGGAAAAATTGTCAATGTATCATCCGAGGGTCACCGCTTTGCATACAAAGAAGGGATTCGTTTTGACAAAATCAATGATCAATCAGAGTAATTTTTTTAGCAATACATACTCTGTTACTTTTTATGCAGTTATCGTTGTCATTTGTTTTAAGATGTTTCACattcgattttttttctttccaactGTACAAGTATAGAGATCTAGCTAAACTCTTATGTCTTGCTCTCTCTAATTTACAGGTACAACCAAATTTGGGCATATGGACAGTCAAAACTTGCAAACATATTGCATGCCAACGAGCTAACAAGACGTTTGAAGGTACTATCTTGTCTCTTTGATTAACGAAGATATTAACAAAAGTTAGACACTCCACAAATTTGGGGAAACCTTTCCCAATTACATCATCACAGAAATTTAGATATCTTAGATAGGGGATTTTGGATCCCAACCCCTTCACATTGTCTAATTTCCACTTGCTTTGCAAGAAAATCTTGCCAAGTTATTCCCTGTACTGGTTCAAGTAACAGCTAGTTCACTTCATCCATGACCCACTTGATTGAGCCGTAAAGTTCTCTTAGACTGTGACCACTGATGAATATTTCTGTCTGATTATGTGTATCTTGTAGCTCGCATTCTCGAGCTCTATTCCcttatttctgatttttttttaatctttgttcGAACAGGAAGATGGAGTTCAAATAACAGCTAACTCCCTTCATCCAGGATCTATAATAACCAATCTGTTAAGGCATCACAGCATTATAGGCGGTAAATCACTGGGTACATTTTTCACTTAAAACGTTCTATCTGTATTTCGTGCTTATGCTACGATATCTGCGGTTGGTTTGTTTTTTCTGCAGGCCTTTCATATACTATTGGGAGACTCGTGCTTAAGAATGTTCAGCAGGTAATCATACATTGAGAGTGCCATAGTCCTCCTTTTACTTATTCATAAGCAGAACACGTAATAACATTAGCCAACTGTTCTCTGTGTTTTTACTTTTCTCATGGTTTCAGGGGGCATCAACAACATGCTATGTCGCGTTACACCCAGAAGTCAAAGGCGTAAGTGGAGAGTATTTTATGGATAACAACGTTTCAACACCAAACTCACAAGCTCTAGATACAGAATTAGCCAAGAAACTGTGGGATTTCACCATGAATTTGATTCAGCAGTAAATGAATCTTctcttcaaactttttatgttgtgTTTTTACTAGGGTAATACGAAAACAACAAGAATAAGTTTACTGATGTAACGTACCATAAAAAGGATTGATTAATGTGTTTAATGTTCATGTTGGAGGAAATGTAAACAAAAATTAAATTTGGCTTCTCTTTATTTTACCCTCATATTTGACAGTAAATCTTAGCATATTTCAAATCTGTTGATAAGCTGCCTCGCTTATCAAACATTAAAAGCCCCTCTGGCCTCTTTTAGTATGAAAATTCCACCACAACTACAACtacaagtcaacaactgactaacaaACAGTTGTACTGTCAAATCTTCTTAATTTCACGAGCCCTGCATTTTAATTCCTTGTACGTTTAACATCACGAAGATAATAAACACAATCATGCACAAGATATGACCAAACACAATCTGTAGCTTAATTATCATCTAATCccaaaattaaacacaaattaaccccaaaaattaagaagaaaaatgaacaAGATGTATCCATTAGCCCTTAGAAACTTGTAATTTGATgatcttcttttatttttcatgGAAGTAATCTGAGAATCTATATATACAAGCATATGAagaatctttgaaaataaaagaCTACTACTTTTAAGTTTGTGACTACTTGACCATATATCCgtttcgcagcagcagcagcagctagtTTCTCCGTTTATGATGAGAGTGGTGGTGTAACAAAGAGAAGCTCAAGGTCAGGTGGTTGATAATACCCATTCTTAGGCGCTTGTGTTTTTGCTCCTTGGGGTTTATTCttctttggtggtggtggtggacatTTCAAATTCAACCGTATCTGATTTTCATCTCTTATTGGTGTCTTGcatccctcttcttcttcttcttcatcactacccaTCCTCTCATTCTCATTCTCATATTCcatcttttttctctcttcttaaTACAACCGAACCAAGTTATAAACAAATGAAGAAACAAAAATGGATTTGTGCCTTCACCATGTATGCCGTATGGGAAGACAAACTATATAGTTGGTGTTTGTTGTTAGTTAGTCGGATATGGGCCGAGAAAAAGGGTCATTCAGGGTAAGTGGTAGGATAGTAGTGGGGAAGCAATGCCAGGGCTTGCTCCGAAAGGAACCAATTTAAAGAGACCTACTCAACCCCCACCCTAGAAAGTGGATTAATGGGAAAATGCACTTACAGCTCAGCAAGGTAGAGTCCAGGTGTGCCTATTTATTTATATCTACGTGTAAATGAACTGGAAGCCTAATGGACTATATGCCAAGGTAACTATACTGACGTTTCCTGTTATTTTTACGAAAATCAAATCTCACACCAACTCTTGACTTGAAATTTATAAGGAGATAATCATAGTAGGGAGTCGTGGGGAGGGCAGGGAGACGTGGTAGTCAATCCCACTGCACCGTTCTCAAGAAAGTTGCCCCATCTCCGGCATCCTTACAACCACTGAATTGCCAATCCTTGACCATCCTTGCAACCTAGACTACACGTGCACCACATATACCGGGCACAGTGCAAATTAAAGTCTgcaggcatccaactcaaaaccaattgacaatgagtggagtgATCTTTCCATATTACTATATTTTAAGTTATTAAAGGAATATTAACagtgtgggactattatccttcacacgctccatcacgtgtagcctcgttgagtCTAATACATGGACCTACGTTGTGTGGTGACCAATACAACAACAACCCTAAGCTCATGTTTATAGAGGAATAGTGGGATGGAAATACGGAGGTCTATGCAGCTTACTCCGTAGATTATGCTCGCTGGATTCATGTTCACCATCTTATGAATGCGATGGGGCTGTTCGGATGGACTACCCATTCGGATATAAACAACGTAATCGTATTGACATTTTGGGTTCCTGTAATGGCCTGATTTGCATGGGTATTTCAAGTGATCGCAATTATGCAATGAACTCCTATAAAAACAATAGTATTTGTGTATGGAACCCACCAACCAGGGAGTATAAGAAAATACAGGTACCAGAACGTGATTTTGATCTCTGCTCAACAAATCCTCGCAGTGTTAGATATGGGTTTGGTTATGCTTGTATCACCAATGACTACAAGGTTGTAAGGATATCGAGTTACGAAAACTCAGATTGTTTAAAAACTGAGGTTTACACGTTAAGATCGAGTACATGGAATTGCACTCAAATAAAATCTTGGGTTAAGTGGTAAAATGTCCCAAAATGGACATCATGGTTATGAAAATGTCCCGGACGTTAGGCGAAAGATTGAAATGCCCCAAAATGATATTGAATGTCCCAATCCGTTAAAGTTGCCGTTAGACATGGTTAAGTGGTCAAATTCAGAAGCATGTGGTCCGCATGTGTGATAAGATGACATTTATATCCTTTTGGGGCATTTTGATGACATAAAGGTGACTTTTTTTTTGGCTTCTGGGGCACTTTAGCATCGTGTACTAAACAGGAGACACTTGGCAAAGATTCAGAAATATggacggtcgcagatgagtgtgtTTTACCGAAATGATAATTATTTTTTACAAAATGGTTGGCTGATACAAAAAACTCATTTGGTCATTCACATTTAACCGACGCAATACTTTCGTTTACAAATTACAAAGTAATCCTCTTCAACCATCCCTTCTATGtatttcttctctttattgtCTCGTATTTCCTTTTGCAAATTTCTTGTTTCCTGATTATGAAGATACAAACAAAAAATGTTGTTTACAATTTGCTGACCATTCTTTCCGACTTCCCTTTAGATGGATGATATATCAAGTGACTAGCATTAAGTCATCTATGAAATTCCAAAGAATTACCAATTCATTCTTTCTGCACCAAATGCTCCACATCTGCAAGCTCGACCTCGCCTCTCTGCTATTCTTCATTTTCCTTCTGAAATAACAACTCGATTCGCTCCAGAGGCTTTCTTCTTGTTTCAGGAACATGTTTGTAAACAAAAGCAACTGAAACAGCTGAAATCAAAGATAAAATGAAGTAGGTTCCTCCAACTGTAATGACGCGGGATACAAAAAGGAACGACATGGCAATGAGGCCACTGCATAATCTGTTTCCGACTGCACCAAGTGCTGCTGCTTGAGCACGAACCCGAAGTGGGAAGATCTCAGATGTCACAACCCATCAAACTGGACCAATTCCCACTGAGAATAACGCGACGTGTCCACAGATCAATAGAATTGCCAATGCAATGCAATGCCCACTTGTCCGTTCCCCATAACAGTGAGTGTAAACGCCAATCATAACAATACAACTCCTTGAATCTGCCACCCATATCAGTTATCCAGAAATCCCTATCTTCACTACCCATTCTCAAAcagtaaacaaaaataaaactaatcaaTGAACATTTAACAAGCCCCTACACAAAGTTCATTCCATTACAGCAAGTTTATAAGGTGAGATTACAAGGGTAATTGCTCACACTTAACCACTATATGATTTTACATTAGTCACCTAACTGGTGTAAATGCAAGTCAGGGCAACTTCAAGTTGCATttcacagcaaaaaaaaaaaagattgaagagCAACTTATACAATTTAAAACATCCACAAACATTAAAAGAACACTAATATTTGCATGAACCAATATTAGTTTCAAAAGAGGAAAACTGTTAATTATTATGTTTTAGTACTTTAAATCAAattaaaatattaacaaagtgttAAATTTCTGTTAAGGAGACTAGAGAGACTAGATCTACAGTGGAAAGAAGGAAACAAGTGGGGTCAAATAGATCAGACCGACACAAACGTCTATTCCGACGATCACATGTAAATTTTTACCATTCATTCGTCCATTGATTCCAGCCTTCTTGGCAAAGGTGAGTATAGTAAAAATCTCATGAGAAACCCAAATTCACGCTTAAAGACATCTTCGAGTCAAGAGAATGTGGTATTGGAGACAACAGAGATCAAATTTCAAAGACATGACATGAAACATGTGCTAGACATTTTTTAAGAGTTcaaaatggaaaaagaaaaaaggaatcgATTCAGTTGTTATGCACGGAACAGGAGTAATAACAGTCGAGAAATAACGAATGATTACTCGAAAAAAAGAGATCATACATTTTCAGAACAGTTCTCATTTTTTAAGCTTCACCCTGCTACAGCGAGCACTAGACACTTCTCATTTTTTAAGCTTCACACTGCTACAGCGAGCACTAGACACATGTGTAAAACAACTCCCTCTGATGGCATATCATAAACGAAAATAATACAGACTGTGATTTTTATATGTTTAGTTAAACAAGCAAACAGGCAGAGAGATCGAAGATGAGATCAAAAATGAGAGGTGATGACGTCTTGACAAGGCACACATAATTTGATAACACTAATTAATGTGAATGGATAATGCTTATGCATATGATAACACTAAGCTTATGCATAAATTGTAATTTGTTCTACCATGAGGATCCTCAGAAAATGCTTATAGCTGTCATTAATTAAATTAAACAGGTCTCAAAGAAAATGTTTCTGTCCTAAACAAGGATTATTTGTGGGAACACACTAACAAGACAAAATGAGCTTTAGCTCTACATCACATGAGAATTAATTCAATTAAACAACACACCATAGAGAAATATCCCAATTGAGTATACAGGGGAGATACATTCCATACATAAATCATATCAACATTGGAATATATTAATCACTAATTTCATTTCTActctctgaaaccctaaatcatataaaccaaaccctaaatcataTAAACATTTTTTATCTGCTAAAAATTCAAAAACCCAACATTTTAATCTCGAATTTCGTTTTATTCAAACCCTATTTAGAGTTGATGAAACCCAATTTTGTTTCCCTGAAACCCTTATTTCATTT
Coding sequences within:
- the LOC113274719 gene encoding short-chain dehydrogenase TIC 32, chloroplastic-like, with the translated sequence MWLFRRKGPSGFGYPNTAEDVTHGIDGTGLTAIVTGASSGIGSETARVLAMRGVHVVMGVRNMAAGQDVKETILKENSSAKVDVMELDLSSMASVRKFASEFKSSDLPLNLLINNAGVMACPFMLSHDNIEMQFATNHLGHFLLTQLLLDTMKNTAQESSVEGKIVNVSSEGHRFAYKEGIRFDKINDQSEYNQIWAYGQSKLANILHANELTRRLKEDGVQITANSLHPGSIITNLLRHHSIIGGLSYTIGRLVLKNVQQGASTTCYVALHPEVKGVSGEYFMDNNVSTPNSQALDTELAKKLWDFTMNLIQQ